From the genome of Dickeya aquatica, one region includes:
- a CDS encoding methyl-accepting chemotaxis protein, with the protein MKNTMTVKKQIVVGFIIPIVVSVLLGVLGLLTIRHISSILTEINDENSVKQFYAVNLRGSVHDRSIAVRDLLIADKQELPGIVNNINELSRFYQQSDTQLEVMLRQLEATEKEKQLYQNIQRSDSKTRAIIEKLIRLQSEGKTDVARILLLNEGRGTFVQWLADVNAFINDKAAQNNQLTHSARDTARYFTVAMPVILLVAILLGALAMLTTRRRILQALGAEPAVLLAMTRAIASGNLAVKTAIDEKQQHSVMAAIETMRQSLIAIVANVLNSADGVTAASENISKSSAALSQRTDTQAAALQQTSSAMGQVSASVRENAANARQASELSENAANETHQGYQQVNQIVSTMESIKQHSDSISSITKVIEGIAFQTNILAINAAVEAARAGEVGRGFSVVAAEIRALSQKTTSSAHEIKKLIEASSGQIGAGYSEISRAAEAMQRINQAVDLSSEFISKIADTSAEQSVATQEIAQALSEMERSTQQNAAMVEQTTTETAYLETHSHQLKQSVSQFTLDEHVSGLTSSGAVLRLR; encoded by the coding sequence ATGAAAAATACCATGACGGTAAAAAAACAAATTGTTGTTGGCTTTATTATTCCGATTGTCGTTAGTGTTTTGTTGGGCGTGTTGGGGCTACTGACTATTCGTCATATCAGTTCAATATTAACTGAAATTAATGATGAAAACAGCGTGAAGCAATTTTATGCCGTGAACTTGCGTGGCAGTGTGCATGACAGGTCGATTGCGGTGCGTGATTTACTGATCGCCGATAAACAGGAATTGCCTGGCATTGTTAATAATATTAATGAGTTGTCGAGATTTTACCAACAGTCAGATACCCAGCTTGAGGTGATGTTACGCCAATTGGAAGCGACAGAAAAAGAAAAGCAGTTGTATCAGAATATTCAGCGTTCAGACAGTAAAACCCGCGCGATTATTGAGAAACTGATTCGTCTGCAAAGCGAGGGGAAAACGGATGTAGCACGTATTTTATTATTGAATGAAGGGCGAGGTACCTTTGTGCAATGGCTGGCTGATGTGAATGCATTCATTAATGATAAAGCGGCTCAGAATAATCAATTAACGCACTCAGCCAGAGACACAGCCCGATATTTTACGGTGGCGATGCCCGTTATTTTATTGGTGGCCATATTACTGGGTGCATTAGCGATGCTGACAACCCGACGCCGTATTCTTCAGGCATTAGGCGCAGAGCCTGCGGTGTTGCTGGCGATGACCCGGGCGATTGCCTCCGGTAATTTGGCGGTGAAAACGGCCATTGATGAAAAGCAGCAGCACAGTGTGATGGCCGCGATAGAAACGATGCGCCAGTCATTGATAGCGATAGTGGCCAATGTGCTCAATAGCGCCGATGGGGTGACGGCTGCCAGTGAGAACATCAGCAAAAGCAGTGCAGCCTTGTCACAGCGTACCGATACGCAGGCGGCAGCCTTGCAGCAAACGTCCTCGGCGATGGGGCAGGTGTCGGCATCCGTACGGGAGAATGCCGCCAATGCCAGACAGGCCAGCGAGTTATCAGAGAATGCCGCGAATGAAACACATCAGGGCTATCAGCAGGTGAACCAAATTGTCAGTACCATGGAGAGTATTAAACAGCACTCCGACAGTATTTCGTCCATCACCAAAGTGATTGAGGGCATCGCGTTTCAGACCAATATTCTGGCGATTAATGCCGCCGTTGAGGCCGCCCGCGCCGGAGAGGTTGGGCGCGGGTTTTCCGTCGTGGCGGCGGAAATTCGTGCGTTGTCACAGAAAACCACCTCGTCGGCACACGAGATCAAAAAACTCATTGAGGCGTCATCCGGCCAGATCGGTGCCGGGTATAGCGAAATCAGTCGGGCGGCCGAAGCGATGCAGCGAATTAATCAGGCTGTTGATTTATCGAGTGAATTTATCAGTAAAATTGCAGATACCTCGGCGGAGCAATCTGTTGCCACGCAAGAGATAGCGCAGGCGCTTAGCGAAATGGAGCGCTCGACCCAGCAAAATGCGGCGATGGTTGAGCAGACGACGACAGAAACGGCTTATCTGGAAACGCACTCACATCAGCTTAAACAGTCCGTCAGCCAGTTTACCCTTGATGAACATGTGTCGGGTTTAACATCGTCAGGTGCGGTATTGCGTCTGAGATAA
- the dtnK gene encoding D-threonate kinase, whose product MPERRELTQVFVVADDFTGANDAGVGLALKGARVSVLFDAVQWRSAPPCDAWVVNTDSRALPAPIAAERTAQAVAAFRLQGAEGWIVKKVDSTLRGNLGAEIEAALNAADLSLALIAPAAPALGRITRDGQVWVNGTLVTDSEFASDPKTPVRSASVSVCLAAQTVLPQASLSLAQIRHGDLSATLQQLATQGTRLVILDAEHPEDLDRIVSAAAQLAEKPLLVGSAGLSDALARHLTLSAPCRALLAVVGSMSEIAQLQIHAASQRADVTVLAVDIDALLAGDGALAQTAAQAAALLARGQHCIVRTCHDDNQRFEIARLCQRYAMSRQQLGETISQRLGELTRQTVQQQRPGGLYLSGGDIAIAAASTLQASGFRILGQIAGCVPWGHLQDSLVGDIPVMTKAGGFGDDATLLHVLRFIEESACE is encoded by the coding sequence ATGCCTGAGCGGCGTGAACTCACCCAGGTCTTCGTGGTGGCAGATGATTTTACCGGTGCCAATGACGCCGGTGTCGGGCTGGCACTTAAAGGGGCGCGTGTCAGTGTGCTGTTTGATGCAGTGCAATGGCGTAGCGCACCACCGTGTGACGCGTGGGTCGTCAATACCGACAGCCGTGCGCTGCCTGCGCCGATTGCCGCAGAACGCACGGCTCAGGCGGTGGCGGCTTTTCGGCTGCAGGGCGCAGAGGGCTGGATAGTAAAAAAAGTTGATTCCACCTTACGCGGCAACCTGGGGGCAGAAATTGAAGCCGCACTGAATGCGGCTGATTTGTCGCTGGCGCTGATTGCACCTGCGGCACCCGCGCTTGGCCGCATCACCCGCGACGGCCAGGTATGGGTGAATGGCACGTTAGTGACGGACAGCGAGTTCGCCAGCGACCCGAAAACACCAGTGCGCTCGGCCTCGGTGAGCGTCTGTCTGGCGGCGCAAACGGTATTGCCACAGGCAAGCCTGTCGCTGGCGCAGATCCGTCACGGTGACTTGAGTGCAACGCTGCAACAGTTGGCGACACAGGGAACCCGGTTGGTGATTCTGGATGCAGAACACCCCGAAGACCTTGACCGGATTGTCAGCGCGGCGGCCCAACTGGCAGAAAAGCCGTTGCTGGTTGGTTCCGCCGGGTTGAGTGATGCCCTGGCGCGGCACCTGACATTGTCGGCTCCCTGCCGTGCGTTGCTGGCGGTGGTCGGCTCAATGAGCGAAATCGCTCAGTTACAGATTCATGCAGCCAGCCAGCGGGCTGATGTCACCGTGCTGGCGGTGGATATCGACGCTTTACTGGCCGGTGACGGGGCGCTGGCTCAGACCGCAGCGCAGGCAGCGGCGTTACTGGCTCGCGGTCAGCACTGCATTGTGCGTACCTGCCATGACGACAATCAGCGTTTTGAGATAGCGCGCTTGTGCCAGCGCTACGCCATGAGCCGACAGCAATTGGGGGAAACCATCAGTCAGCGGCTCGGTGAGCTGACACGACAGACAGTGCAGCAGCAACGACCAGGTGGGCTCTATTTATCGGGTGGGGATATTGCGATAGCGGCGGCCAGTACGCTGCAAGCCAGTGGATTTCGCATTCTGGGGCAGATTGCCGGTTGTGTTCCCTGGGGGCACCTGCAAGACAGCCTGGTGGGAGATATCCCTGTGATGACGAAAGCGGGCGGGTTTGGCGATGACGCCACCCTGCTACATGTTTTGCGTTTTATTGAGGAGAGTGCGTGTGAGTAA
- a CDS encoding sialidase family protein, whose protein sequence is MTTETITIERDGLVRPADADNQRLDAYIPSECPQNHAANLLHLPNGDVLCVWFGGTQEGVSDISIYLSRLVKGSEQWTPAVKLSDDPTRSEQNPVLFLAPDGVLWLLYTAQKSGNQDTAIVRYRQSLDQGYTWGEIGVLLEQPGTFIRQPITVLPNGDWLLPVFYCRIQPGEKWVGNDDISAVKISSDRGQTWRESVVPNSTGCVHMNITLLKDGTLLALFRSRWADFIYRSHSTDGGETWSEPEATDLPNNNSSIQVTTLDNGHLALVFNAMNADGATERRLSLYDEIEDEEETDAKMPEVSSGRSAFWGAPRAPMTLAISEDGGKTWPWQRNLEVGDGYCMTNNSTDKRNREFSYPSIKQGSDGKLHIAFTYFRQAIKYVSVSEAWVKG, encoded by the coding sequence ATGACGACCGAAACTATTACCATTGAACGTGACGGCCTGGTGCGCCCGGCTGACGCTGACAACCAACGTCTTGATGCCTACATTCCGTCAGAATGTCCGCAGAATCATGCCGCCAACCTGCTGCATCTGCCCAATGGCGATGTGCTGTGCGTCTGGTTCGGTGGCACGCAGGAAGGGGTGTCTGACATCTCGATTTATCTGTCGCGGCTGGTGAAAGGCAGCGAGCAATGGACGCCCGCCGTCAAGCTCTCCGACGACCCGACCCGCTCCGAACAGAACCCGGTGCTGTTTCTGGCACCGGACGGCGTACTGTGGTTACTGTACACCGCGCAGAAATCCGGCAATCAGGACACCGCCATCGTGCGTTACCGCCAGTCGCTGGATCAAGGCTACACCTGGGGCGAAATCGGCGTACTGCTGGAGCAGCCCGGCACTTTTATCCGCCAGCCGATTACCGTGCTGCCCAACGGCGACTGGCTGCTGCCGGTATTCTACTGCCGCATTCAGCCGGGTGAAAAATGGGTCGGCAACGATGACATCAGCGCGGTGAAGATTTCAAGCGATCGCGGGCAAACCTGGCGTGAGTCGGTGGTGCCGAACAGCACCGGCTGCGTGCACATGAACATCACCCTGCTCAAGGATGGCACCCTGCTGGCGCTGTTCCGCAGCCGCTGGGCCGATTTCATCTACCGCAGCCACTCCACCGACGGCGGCGAAACCTGGTCAGAGCCCGAGGCGACCGATTTGCCGAACAACAACTCGTCGATTCAGGTGACGACACTGGACAACGGCCATCTGGCGCTGGTGTTCAATGCCATGAACGCCGACGGAGCCACCGAGCGCCGCCTGTCGCTGTATGACGAAATCGAAGATGAAGAAGAAACCGACGCCAAAATGCCAGAGGTTTCTTCCGGTCGCAGCGCCTTCTGGGGCGCGCCGCGTGCGCCGATGACGCTGGCGATTTCCGAAGACGGCGGGAAAACCTGGCCGTGGCAGCGCAATCTGGAAGTGGGTGACGGGTATTGCATGACCAACAACTCCACCGACAAGCGCAACCGCGAGTTCTCCTACCCCAGTATCAAGCAGGGGTCGGATGGCAAGCTGCACATCGCGTTTACCTACTTCCGCCAGGCGATTAAGTACGTCAGCGTCAGCGAAGCGTGGGTCAAAGGTTAA
- a CDS encoding SDR family NAD(P)-dependent oxidoreductase yields MSDAKRALITGSSSGIGAAITTTLLAEGWKVIGVSRKPGMHQHPNFTHHALDITDLSALADWLDSLPALDAVVHAAGAMKAARLGQLDYADSAQLWKLHIQVAEVLADRLVSKLPQGGRIVLLGSRTASGAAGRSQYVATKSAMIGMVRSWAAELAPCGITVNIVAPGATETPMLHQPGRQSSPPKLPPIGRFIQPQEVASLVAYLLSPMASAITGQQLVICGGASL; encoded by the coding sequence ATGTCAGACGCGAAACGGGCGCTGATCACCGGCAGCAGTTCCGGTATCGGTGCGGCCATTACCACGACCCTGCTGGCAGAAGGCTGGAAAGTGATTGGTGTATCACGCAAGCCCGGCATGCATCAGCATCCCAACTTCACGCATCACGCACTGGATATTACTGACCTGTCGGCACTCGCTGACTGGCTCGATAGCCTGCCAGCCCTTGATGCCGTGGTGCACGCGGCGGGGGCCATGAAAGCCGCCAGGCTAGGCCAGCTGGACTACGCCGACAGCGCACAGTTGTGGAAGCTGCACATTCAGGTAGCTGAGGTGCTGGCTGACCGGCTGGTGAGTAAACTGCCGCAGGGCGGGCGCATCGTGCTGTTAGGCAGCCGCACAGCCAGCGGAGCCGCCGGACGCAGCCAATATGTTGCCACCAAGTCAGCGATGATTGGCATGGTGAGAAGCTGGGCGGCAGAGCTGGCTCCCTGCGGCATTACCGTGAATATCGTGGCTCCGGGGGCAACAGAAACACCGATGCTCCACCAGCCCGGCAGACAAAGTTCGCCGCCGAAGCTGCCACCGATTGGCCGGTTTATCCAGCCACAGGAAGTCGCTTCGCTGGTAGCCTACCTGCTCTCGCCAATGGCATCCGCCATTACCGGGCAACAGCTGGTCATCTGCGGTGGGGCCTCGCTCTGA
- the yacL gene encoding protein YacL, with product MDYEFLRDVTGQVVVRMSMGHEAVGHWLNEEVKGEQAVLDEVEAAVRELSGSERQWERAGHEYTLLLDSEEVMVRANQLAFETDELEEGMSYYDEESLSLCGLDDFLALLEKYRAFIDKR from the coding sequence ATGGATTATGAATTTTTACGTGATGTGACCGGGCAGGTCGTGGTGCGCATGTCGATGGGGCATGAAGCCGTTGGCCACTGGTTAAATGAAGAAGTCAAAGGTGAACAGGCGGTGCTGGATGAAGTTGAGGCCGCCGTGCGTGAGCTTTCTGGCAGCGAACGCCAGTGGGAGCGTGCCGGTCATGAATACACACTACTGCTGGACAGCGAAGAAGTGATGGTGCGCGCTAACCAACTGGCGTTTGAAACCGACGAGCTGGAAGAGGGCATGAGCTATTACGATGAGGAAAGCCTGTCGCTGTGCGGGCTGGATGATTTTCTGGCGTTGCTGGAGAAATACCGCGCATTTATCGATAAGCGCTAA
- a CDS encoding iron-containing alcohol dehydrogenase, producing MNINSTLISGYQALGDLSYLLHGKQQVLLVTDKNIIGLSGVQALMTQLQTGVPQLTVIDNVPAEPSQHDVAALLQHLPEARPDLVVGVGGGSVLDVAKLLSVLCAGEEGITLESLLEGRKPTRRVTSLLIPTTAGTGSEATPNAILAIPEKETKVGIITPVMLPDYVALIPELTTSMPAHIAASTGIDALCHLIECFTATIANPVADNYALMGMKKLFASIETAVSEPENLEARLNMLWASYYGGAAIAHAGTHLVHAMSYPLGGKYHIPHGVANAILLAPCMRFVQHAAAEKFAQAYDLLPNADATLTQEQKAEALVDYFSALVKRLNLPSSLQQLGISRDDLPYLVDSALQVQRLMKNVPTAVLADDVHAIYSTLF from the coding sequence ATGAATATCAACAGCACTCTTATCAGCGGTTATCAGGCACTCGGGGATCTCAGCTACCTGCTGCACGGCAAGCAACAGGTGTTACTGGTCACTGACAAGAACATCATCGGGCTAAGTGGCGTACAGGCACTGATGACACAACTGCAAACCGGCGTGCCGCAACTGACGGTGATAGATAACGTACCGGCAGAGCCAAGCCAGCATGACGTAGCAGCACTGCTGCAACACCTGCCTGAGGCACGGCCTGATCTGGTGGTGGGCGTTGGTGGCGGTAGTGTGCTGGATGTGGCCAAACTGCTGTCCGTGCTGTGTGCCGGGGAAGAGGGCATTACGCTTGAGAGCCTGCTGGAAGGCCGCAAACCCACGCGCCGGGTAACATCGCTGTTGATCCCGACCACCGCGGGCACCGGTTCTGAGGCCACGCCAAATGCGATTCTGGCGATCCCGGAGAAAGAAACCAAAGTGGGCATTATTACCCCGGTGATGCTGCCTGATTACGTCGCGCTGATACCGGAGCTGACCACCAGTATGCCGGCACACATTGCGGCCTCTACCGGCATTGATGCGCTCTGCCATCTGATTGAATGTTTTACCGCTACCATTGCCAACCCGGTAGCCGACAACTATGCGCTGATGGGCATGAAAAAGCTGTTCGCCAGTATTGAAACCGCCGTCAGTGAGCCGGAAAACCTGGAAGCGCGCCTGAACATGCTGTGGGCGTCCTATTATGGCGGGGCCGCCATCGCTCATGCCGGTACTCATCTGGTTCATGCCATGTCTTACCCGTTAGGCGGCAAATACCACATTCCACACGGGGTGGCGAACGCCATTTTATTGGCTCCTTGCATGCGCTTTGTGCAACATGCGGCAGCGGAAAAATTCGCACAAGCCTACGACCTGCTGCCGAATGCCGATGCCACGCTCACCCAGGAACAGAAAGCCGAGGCACTGGTCGATTACTTCAGTGCCCTGGTGAAGCGGCTGAACCTCCCCTCATCGCTGCAACAGTTAGGCATCAGCCGGGATGACTTGCCCTATCTGGTGGATTCCGCCTTGCAAGTGCAGCGACTGATGAAAAATGTCCCGACAGCGGTGCTGGCTGACGATGTGCACGCCATCTATTCAACGCTGTTTTAA
- a CDS encoding YhcH/YjgK/YiaL family protein, whose protein sequence is MIAGNLNHLPLATLPEPLWHILSGFTLAQLNALPEGKYQPDGVDWFYSIGTVSTAPRAGRHTEFHRRFLDIQLVLAGEEIIGYDLNDARDRPATERKPDLFILEQPQVPHAIRLSAGDFVTFYPGEPHQALCAIDDTPAAVKKAVFKIPLGLLHSQE, encoded by the coding sequence ATGATCGCAGGTAATCTGAATCATCTGCCGCTGGCAACGCTACCCGAACCGCTGTGGCACATTCTTTCTGGCTTCACGCTGGCACAGTTAAACGCCTTGCCGGAAGGCAAATACCAGCCGGACGGCGTTGACTGGTTCTACTCCATCGGCACCGTATCCACCGCCCCGAGAGCCGGGCGTCATACCGAATTTCACCGCCGTTTTCTCGACATCCAGCTAGTTCTGGCAGGCGAAGAGATAATCGGCTACGACCTGAACGACGCCCGCGATCGTCCTGCGACCGAGCGCAAACCGGATCTGTTTATTCTGGAACAACCACAGGTGCCGCACGCCATCCGGCTCAGTGCCGGGGATTTCGTCACGTTTTATCCCGGCGAGCCGCATCAGGCACTGTGCGCCATTGATGACACACCGGCTGCGGTGAAAAAAGCGGTGTTCAAAATCCCGCTCGGGCTGCTGCATTCACAGGAGTAA
- a CDS encoding sodium:solute symporter family protein produces the protein MNHFDLTDTLIIVGIIVFYIAFTSWLTLRLRSKSNSEFMEGSRSLPAFIVGVLLMTEFIGAKSTVGTSQAAFESGIAASWSVIGAAIGFLLFGMILVKKIYNTGKITISGAIAERYGNTTKNIISIIMIYALLLVNVGNYVSGAAAISTVLKVSLPVAALITAIVSTFYFYFGGIKGVAYVTLIHSGLKYVGVMIILFVALKMTGGITPMVEKMPEFYWTWDGSIGASTIGAWLIGTIGSIFCTQFVIQAIASTRDEKSAKRATWIAFLFCMPIAIAIAIIGVAAKFVHPEIKSLYALPIFLQDMNPWLAGLVTTSLVASIFISVSTVALAIASLIVKDFYVPYCKPTPEKEFKMTRVFSLIIGFLPLVFVLLVPEVLKLSFFTRAIRLSISVVAMVAFYLPFFSSSRGVNAGLILSCVVTSVWYIMGNPFGIDNMYIALVTPAIVMALDRLIPNKAAKAKAQTQSSVPHSGA, from the coding sequence ATGAACCATTTTGATCTGACTGACACACTTATCATCGTTGGGATAATTGTGTTTTACATTGCCTTTACCTCCTGGCTGACGCTGCGCCTGCGCAGTAAGTCCAACTCGGAATTTATGGAAGGCTCACGCTCACTGCCCGCGTTTATCGTCGGCGTACTGCTGATGACGGAGTTTATCGGTGCCAAATCGACCGTCGGCACCTCACAGGCCGCCTTTGAGAGCGGTATCGCCGCCTCCTGGTCGGTGATTGGCGCGGCCATCGGCTTCCTGCTGTTTGGCATGATTCTGGTGAAGAAGATCTATAACACCGGGAAAATCACCATTTCGGGGGCGATTGCCGAGCGCTACGGCAACACCACCAAAAACATCATTTCCATCATCATGATCTACGCACTGTTGCTGGTTAACGTGGGTAACTACGTCAGCGGCGCGGCGGCCATTTCTACGGTGCTGAAAGTGAGCCTGCCGGTGGCGGCGCTGATTACCGCTATCGTCAGTACCTTCTATTTCTACTTCGGCGGCATCAAAGGCGTTGCCTATGTCACGCTTATCCACAGCGGCCTGAAATACGTTGGGGTGATGATCATTCTGTTCGTGGCGCTGAAAATGACCGGCGGCATCACGCCGATGGTTGAGAAAATGCCGGAATTCTACTGGACCTGGGATGGCAGCATCGGGGCCAGTACCATCGGTGCATGGCTTATCGGCACTATCGGCTCGATTTTCTGTACCCAGTTTGTGATTCAGGCTATCGCGTCCACCAGGGATGAAAAATCCGCCAAGCGCGCCACCTGGATTGCATTCCTGTTCTGTATGCCTATCGCCATTGCGATTGCCATCATCGGTGTCGCCGCCAAATTCGTCCACCCGGAAATCAAGAGCCTGTACGCCCTGCCTATCTTCTTGCAGGACATGAATCCGTGGCTGGCAGGGCTCGTGACTACCTCACTGGTCGCGTCCATCTTCATTAGTGTCAGTACCGTGGCACTGGCGATTGCATCTCTTATCGTGAAAGATTTCTACGTGCCGTACTGCAAACCGACGCCAGAAAAAGAGTTCAAGATGACGCGCGTGTTCTCGCTCATCATCGGTTTCCTGCCGCTGGTGTTCGTGCTGCTGGTGCCGGAAGTGCTGAAACTGTCGTTCTTCACCCGTGCTATCCGCCTGTCGATTTCCGTGGTGGCGATGGTTGCCTTCTACCTGCCGTTCTTTAGCAGTTCCCGTGGTGTCAACGCCGGTTTGATCTTGTCGTGTGTGGTGACATCCGTGTGGTACATCATGGGTAACCCATTTGGCATCGACAACATGTACATCGCGCTGGTAACCCCGGCGATAGTGATGGCGCTTGACCGCTTGATCCCCAACAAAGCCGCCAAAGCCAAAGCGCAAACTCAATCTTCCGTCCCCCATTCTGGAGCCTAA
- a CDS encoding dihydrodipicolinate synthase family protein encodes MSKPIKGVLTAIVTPFDHQGEFSPTALRQQVQRQMRYGNGIFCNGTNGEFFVLHTDEKVAVTETCVDEAAGKVPVVAHIGEISTRETIKLGKRIAALGVDAVSVITPYFVPLKQSELIAHYREVADALPVPVFMYNIPARTGNTLQPETVRVLAEHPNIIGIKDSAGSYESLSGFLSAVKDMPNCDVLNGPDSLIHQGFVDGCSACISGLANVAPRAISEIWHRFHAGDIEGSRQAQEQVSDLRKTLYAVAFSPAVVKKALVLMGQDVGVSRYPIQFSAQDEDTIRQIIQPFAE; translated from the coding sequence ATGAGTAAACCCATTAAAGGCGTTCTGACAGCGATCGTCACGCCCTTTGACCATCAGGGGGAATTTAGCCCCACCGCCCTGCGCCAGCAGGTTCAACGCCAGATGCGTTACGGCAACGGCATTTTCTGTAACGGCACCAACGGTGAATTCTTTGTGTTGCACACCGACGAGAAAGTTGCCGTCACCGAAACCTGCGTGGATGAAGCCGCCGGAAAAGTGCCTGTCGTGGCACACATCGGTGAAATCTCCACCCGTGAAACCATCAAGCTCGGCAAACGCATCGCCGCGCTGGGCGTGGATGCCGTTTCCGTGATCACGCCGTATTTCGTGCCGCTCAAACAAAGCGAACTGATCGCCCACTACCGTGAAGTGGCCGATGCCCTGCCGGTGCCGGTGTTCATGTACAACATTCCGGCCCGCACCGGCAATACGCTGCAACCTGAAACGGTGCGCGTGCTGGCTGAGCACCCGAACATTATTGGCATCAAGGACAGCGCCGGCAGCTACGAAAGCCTGAGCGGTTTCCTGAGCGCGGTGAAAGATATGCCGAACTGCGATGTGCTCAACGGGCCGGACTCGCTGATTCATCAAGGGTTTGTCGATGGCTGCTCCGCGTGTATTTCTGGTCTTGCCAACGTCGCGCCACGCGCCATTAGCGAAATCTGGCACCGTTTCCACGCCGGTGACATCGAGGGTTCCCGTCAGGCGCAGGAGCAGGTGAGCGATCTGCGCAAAACGCTTTATGCGGTGGCATTTTCACCGGCGGTGGTGAAAAAGGCGCTGGTGCTGATGGGGCAGGATGTTGGCGTCAGCCGTTATCCTATCCAGTTCTCAGCACAAGACGAAGACACCATTCGTCAAATTATTCAACCATTCGCTGAATGA